In Paroedura picta isolate Pp20150507F chromosome 12, Ppicta_v3.0, whole genome shotgun sequence, one DNA window encodes the following:
- the R3HCC1 gene encoding R3H and coiled-coil domain-containing protein 1, with amino-acid sequence MPLGGGGDQAVPACPVGPPRALLEAGRAPGGKEELQKGEAARGRRRRSRRGGAAAAAAVGQEEAGKGGGDRGRREGGSCSAVAAAASPSGGSSRRPGLAVGAPSGGGRAWRAPSFPFRRPRRPGLLGGPGRHPTVTLALRCLDGVFLSPTENDFVSKILEELDHFLLQNQLEKVLLFPPLSSRLRYLIHRTVDDVDLLSSFSVGEGWRRRTVVCHSAIRLPDEPDDQDGSSHPPHSRGRGCRSGGGSRRVEAQANTAQTRRGNGRGRRQPRRKPDRALYVPRAMRKKPEGLAKDSPEPLGAESHGFGMNENRTSDMVCGCEGVTDAGAFPGNAAPDMEYPEAQNPSEMYTNNLESGSNISEGPVECPGSPLLEDLSEGQNKMKQVTLVQESSPNPVLSENQSTEGADSVILEGFETSTLLEEPKASNLDAAFLQESPPLPSVEEQNKSTSDSIALDLSKKLTSLENHGKDSQDATLSESGMSPSLLEEHEGQLKGDTLLKHTDDPLLLEIKNDCTCAGEVDCSKILPLLKDSPVNVGACQPDPELSAQETQHRNCIDISLLECSQTEPCDVTQDPGTARASVLGQALVTSPVLECSTKLSVLDPEALPFINTSVACNGKNSLLFEDQARHGADLESNKLPILELSAGDGSVGTSAVDEKDSVFEDDCGTELLQEIRNYLTIKDISIKKIQFDCTSYGEAQINEGDFGHVLEIYDFSPLLKTEHLLEAFAEFQESGFKVQWVDDTHALGIFSSLVAASQAMEQSYASLKIRPLIHATRQSKIKALQRPKLLQLAKERPQTDTAVARRLVTRALGLLRKTQQCSSPEVPESENVNLPE; translated from the exons atgccgctggggggggggggcgaccagGCGGTCCCGGCCTGCCCCGTCGGCCCCCCGAGAGCCCTTTTGGAGGCAGGTCGGGCgccgggagggaaggaggagctgcagaagggggaagcggcgcgggggaggaggaggaggagccgcagaggCGGAGCTGCCGCCGCGGCCGCCGTCGGGCAAGAGGAggcggggaaagggggaggggaccgCGGCCGCCGGGAAGGAGGGAGCTGCTCCGCCgttgccgccgccgccagcccctCGGGGGGGAGCAGTCGCAGGCCGGGGCTTGCGGTAGGCGccccttcggggggggggcgtgcaTGGCGAgcgccttccttccctttccgcCGTCCTCGCAGGCCGGGgctccttggcggccccg gccGCCACCCCACCGTCACCCTGGCGCTGCGTTGCTTGGACGGCGTGTTCCTCTCCCCCACGGAGAATGACTTTGTCAGCAAGATCCTGGAGGAACTGGACCACTTTCTGCTCCAGAACCAGCTGGAGAA ggTCCTCTTGTTTCCTCCCTTGTCCAGTCGCCTCAGGTACCTGATCCACAGGACTGTGGATGATGTCGACCTCCTGAGTAGCTTTTCTGTTGGGGAAGGATGGAGAAGGAGGACCGTGGTCTGTCACTCAGCAATAAG GCTGCCGGATGAACCAGACGATCAAGACGGCTCAAGTCACCCTCCCCACTCGAGAGGCAGAGGATGCAGATCCGGAGGAGGGTCACGTCGCGTGGAAGCACAGGCCAACACTGCTCAGACTCGCCGAGGAAATGGCAGGGGCAGGAGACAGCCCCGTCGGAAGCCAGACAGAGCTTTGTATGTCCCCAGAGCGATGCGCAAGAAACCGGAGGGCTTGGCAAAGGACAGCCCTGAACCACTTGGAGCAGAGTCGCATGGCTTTGGGATGAATGAGAACAGAACGTCAGACATGGTCTGTGGCTGTGAAGGAGTTACAGATGCTGGTGCATTTCCTGGTAACGCTGCCCCTGACATGGAATATCCAGAAGCTCAAAACCCCAGTGAGATGTATACTAATAATTTGGAGTCTGGTAGTAATATTAGTGAAGGCCCGGTGGAGTGTCCGGGTTCTCCTTTGCTGGAAGATCTGTCAGAAggccaaaataaaatgaaacaggTCACCTTGGTACAGGAGAGCAGTCCAAACCCGGTCCTTTCTGAAAACCAGAGTACAGAGGGTGCAGATAGTGTGATATTAGAGGGTTTTGAAACATCAACCTTGCTGGAAGAACCAAAGGCAAGTAATTTGGATGCTGCATTTCTCCAAGAAAGCCCACCCCTGCCTTCCGtagaagaacagaacaaaagtacTTCAGATAGTATTGCACTGGACTTGAGCAAAAAATTGACATCCCTGGAAAACCATGGAAAAGACTCTCAGGATGCCACTCTGTCAGAAAGCGGCATGTCTCCATCTCTTCTTGAAGAGCATGAGGGTCAGCTTAAAGGTGACACCTTGTTAAAGCACACCGATGATCCATTACTTCTGGAAATTAAGAATGATTGCACATGTGCCGGTGAAGTGGATTGTAGCAAAATACTACCCTTGTTGAAAGACAGCCCTGTGAATGTTGGCGCATGTCAACCTGACCCAGAACTATCAGCACAGGAGACCCAACATAGGAACTGCATTGATATATCCCTCTTGGAATGTAGCCAAACTGAGCCTTGTGATGTCACCCAGGATCCAGGTACCGCTCGTGCCTCTGTTTTGGGACAGGCATTGGTGACGTCTCCTGTTCTGGAATGTAGTACAAAGTTATCTGTGTTGGACCCTGAGGCTCTGCCCTTTATAAATACCTCTGTAGCCTGCAATGGCAAAAATAGTCTGCTATTTGAAGACCAGGCAAGACACGGTGCAGACCTGGAGAGTAACAAGCTGCCTATTCTGGAACTGTCTGCTGGAGACGGAAGTGTGGGAACCTCTGCAGTGGATGAGAAGGACAGTGTCTTTGAAGATGACTGTGGCACCGAGCTCCTTCAAGAG ATCAGAAATTATCTGACCATAAAGGACATAAGCATTAAGAAAATCCAGTTTGATTGTACCAGCTATGGGGAGGCACAGATCAATGAAGGAGATTTTGGACATGTGTTGGAGATCTATGATTTTTCACCTTTGCTGAAGACTGAGCACCTTTTGGAGGCCTTTGCTGAGTTCCA AGAGAGTGGCTTTAAAGTGCAGTGGGTTGATGACACTCATGCCCTTGGCATTTTCTCCAGTTTAGTGGCAG CATCTCAAGCAATGGAACAGAGTTACGCATCCTTAAAGATCCGCCCTCTCATCCATGCTACAAGGCAGTCAAAGATCAAGGCACTTCAGCGGCCAA AGCTCCTCCAGCTGGCCAAAGAGAGGCCCCAGACCGACACAGCCGTGGCTAGAAGGCTCGTGACCCGGGCACTGGGATTACTCCGCAAAACCCAGCAGTGCTCGAGCCCAGAAGTGCCGGAATCCGAAAATGTCAACCTGCCAGAGTGA